A stretch of DNA from Juglans microcarpa x Juglans regia isolate MS1-56 chromosome 5D, Jm3101_v1.0, whole genome shotgun sequence:
CATATATAGCAACCACCTGTTGGTGGATGTAATACCCAATGAAATTTGTAAGTAATTGCATACATTCATATAAAGGTGTGGTTAGGAACAATCGttcatttttaaatagtatttttctttatgcaTTTGGCCACGGAGATCGATTTTTGATCACGTGGATACTTGCATGCAATAAAAGGTTAAAGTGGTCATTGCAGTGCACAAATTTGTAACCCTTGGAAAAGAGGTGTTAAGTATGAATTGGTAGCGTAGATAAATAAAGTCGCATGATTATTTTTTGGAACCATAAATCTCATTTCGGGATACGAGGATGATGTCTGTGAGAGGTTATTGACAATGTTGTTATATAATTGCTTAATATAGAAGAAATTGCACTTTTCACTTGCAAACAAACTATCATTTGTTTTCTTTGCATTccaaaatattagaaatttcAACTTACATACTCAACTACTAATATTTGACAGACAGCCAGACCAAAagatttaaaatacaaaattcagtaaaagaaaattaaggcaGGACTGTTCCCCAACTGTCTCCTACCAGTACCGGACCACACGCAATGGGAGCGCAGCTGCCGGGAAATCTTCCCACCCATCAAAGGTCGGTGCTCTCTCGCACGCTCGACTTGTTTGTATCGGACCCAATGGCCGTTGGATTAGAAGCGAAGAAAAAGAAGCCGAACTCCACCACCTTTCAACTCTTGAAGACTTTTACCAATCCATGTGAAGATTGACAGAAGAACATTAACTCAGGATTTTGgtaatcaaaatttttttttttgttagattaatttttaatgGAAGAGGGGGATTTCGAATTCCAGACCTTCATTTTTAAGGCTAGGGTTATGCCAACCAGGTGCCTTTAGTAATTTTGGCAATCAAATTATCATCTCCTCTTTGGCAAGTGAATGTTCATCCGTGGAATCACACATCCAATATCACCGGTTGTCTACAGAGTATTTAGTCGGACTCTTACATGTGCACATACTTGTGCTTAGTTCAAAAGGTTGGATACGCCGGCTGTTTAGATAACGAAAAAGACCAAGCGTCAGTTATTATAACAAAGAAAAACGTAGATGTGAACTGCAAATTGGGAGAAGCCAGCATTTGCCGCCGACAAACGCTTGAAATTGAAGCTTCTCCAGCAGCTGGGGCCACCAAATGGAGAATAGAAACAGCAAAACCTGTAAACTTGAATTGTGCTTATGCTTCCCCCATCATACAGGACTATCCCCCACCCAATCGGGTTGAACTGGCTTTATATAATGTAGAGTTGGCaggaaaacaaaagacaaatgAACAATATAACGCATCCTACAgtaattaccaaaaaaaaatacatcacaagGAAAATAATCTCTGAAACTATGGGAGGAAAAGATATCTCATGCTCTGCTTGTGTCTATTTCACCATTGGATCTTTTCAATGAAATAGAACATTGGCCCAAAACCAAAAGCAACAGCTGCAGGACGAGAGTTACGCTCTATTTTCTTTCTGCTTTTTTGATGCATGCCCGTTATCTTGATCTTTCAACTTAGCTTCACGGCGCTCCCTCTTTATACCTTTGGCTTTGTTAGGCAGCGCCATTTCTCCAATCtgaatgacaaaatgaaaagaGGAACCACATGAAATGTACAACAAACAGTCACCAAATTGCAGAGGAAATCTTAATTGAAGAAAAACCAAAGCACGACTGTGCAAGTGTAACGGTTTCTGATATACTTCAGAAAATAACATTGTTGCTCAAGTGGACATGGGTGGAACATAGCCATGTCCCCCgctaattaatcaaatcattcTGTgcgagaaaagaaaggaaaacaagagTGTGGCCATGGAGTGCCATGTACTTTTCTAGACCACGGATGATCTCGCAGTAGTCAGACTCATATTTCCAAGCTGAATTGGTTAACTATGTAGCAGCTACATGAATAAATATTCTCCTTACCTTCTGATCTGGAATGTATATCTTCCCGATCTTGCCTTGTATTGCGTCCCCGCTAACATTTTTCAACTGCAAAAAGAGAGCGTGATTCAAACATGTTACTTCTTTTCTTCATAGACGATAGATGAGAAAGGTTTAATGGAGTTTAGTCAACCTTCTTCTTAGGTTGCTCTCTAGCTGTTTTCATGGCTTCTTTCCTGAGGCTGTCACTTGGAAGACGATTCCGCCGAACTATCAAGTCCATGGAAGGGCCAACTTCTACAAGTTCCATCCTTGGTACTGCTGTGCCAGACTTTTTTAGCCGCAGTCCACAGTGAGAGAGAAATACCCTGTTTGAAGATATAGATGTACATACATATACGCGATCTAACCCAGCAATATTTAAATTCTCCACAACCTGCATGCATCAAACCCATGCTCCTTTTAGCCTACTTATCTATAACATAGAGATATACCAACTGCAAAGGACTGCATAAATGTACCTCTCCCGCAGCAGATCAAGCAAAACTTCCTTCAAATGTTTCAGTTCCTCTACATTCTCAAATCCTTCTCCAACAAAAGCAATCATAGGTTTAGACCCAATTCGTGGAGCCAAATTCTTATCATATGCGAATGACTCCATCCGTTTGAAATTTTCAACCCCAACCTCCACAAGATCATAGATGTGGTGGTCATAAGTTCTCCCAATAACAAGATTATCAGGCCGCTTCTTTGAGTGAGAACCATACTGCAAGTTACAccaattaaagacaaaaataagTTACTGTAGAAACAATGCAAGCAATTAATCATCAGTAGAGGAAACAATAATTACAGCATTTCCACTTTGGACTTCTCGTTTTTGAAGGAGCACCCGACAGATTTTTAAGAGGAAAAGTACAAAGTGCAGCCCGATTTGTGTCATTTATAACTGAAATACTGGAGTTTAACaacttctttttataagtaaagcaGTGTGGTTAAACACCGGTTTATTGGGCTAAATAGCTTAAACTGACACACGTGATCTtaaataatacaaaaggtaactTAAAATAGGATTTCATTCAAAATTACTCGAGGCCTGATAGATGGCAAACAATACGTCCAACAGCCAAGAAATTAGCACATAGATGCTTTAGAATCTCAAATCGAGTCCAATGCACGCATTAGTTACAGTCGACTGAAGAAAACAGTAGTGAACCATACAGctaaaaaattactattcaataCTTAAATCTAAAGGCTGTCCATCGTTCTTCTAGTGCTCTGAGTCAATCAACCCTTCATTTGAGAACAAAAAAACCAAGATTTACCATTAAAAAGAAGGCATATAAGAAAACACAagatttattactcaataactTGGTCTTAAACAAATTCCCACGACAGAAAATTGAAACAAGAAATGCTCACCACAAAAATGCTGCAGTCGGTTCTTTGAGAAAAGAACTCCAAAGAGGTCTCGCCCCCGCTCTCAAACGGCTTGATATTC
This window harbors:
- the LOC121265488 gene encoding LOW QUALITY PROTEIN: ribosome production factor 2 homolog (The sequence of the model RefSeq protein was modified relative to this genomic sequence to represent the inferred CDS: substituted 1 base at 1 genomic stop codon), coding for MLQVKTPKKGRVRRALEKRAPKLVENGKKTLILHGTKTSGVLNAVLTEIYNIKKGSAVKFSRKNENIKPFESGGETSLEFFSQRTDCSIFVYGSHSKKRPDNLVIGRTYDHHIYDLVEVGVENFKRMESFAYDKNLAPRIGSKPMIAFVGEGFENVEELKHLKEVLLDLLKGAWVXCMQVVENLNIAGLDRVYVCTSISSNRVFLSHCGLRLKKSGTAVPRMELVEVGPSMDLIVRRNRLPSDSLRKEAMKTAREQPKKKLKNVSGDAIQGKIGKIYIPDQKIGEMALPNKAKGIKRERREAKLKDQDNGHASKKQKENRA